In the Podospora pseudocomata strain CBS 415.72m chromosome 5, whole genome shotgun sequence genome, one interval contains:
- a CDS encoding hypothetical protein (EggNog:ENOG503P7HM) — MQTIQLTIITDQTDTILSSNLSDKPPRIATMHSYLLLASLLGLASAAPTSSTDIPRQWTPQEPGSIPRHSGARGFRLRVNVTNPSLDLTPPVHNLFLSTAHIGPAQNRAVVSYSGPIFYQNGSYSDIANYRAGILTDAGPPESPFPEAIQYQQGSDDTKGSELFINAGTPGAGTAISKLTMPYSTLQILEGAPIVKSFIVCGNTTIPYYGESRKFEVVNWLGATRDSTGTHLRVPEGCVAVNLVPECAYDFVDLPEGAAYDRTFVNDVRCYESVAAIDWSKYAY, encoded by the coding sequence ATGCAAACGATCCaactcaccatcatcacagatCAGACCGACACAATCTTGTCTTCGAACTTATCCGACAAACCCCCGAGAATTGCAACCATGCACTCGTACCTCCTTCTTGCCAGCCTTCTAGGCCTCGCCTCGGCCGCGCCCACCTCATCTACTGACATTCCAAGACAATGGACCCCTCAGGAGCCAGGCTCCATCCCTCGTCATTCCGGAGCGCGTGGCTTCCGTCTCCGCGTCAAcgtcaccaacccctcccttgACCTTACTCCCCCCGTCCAcaacctttttctttccaccGCCCACATCGGCCCGGCCCAGAACCGCGCCGTAGTTAGCTATTCCGGTCCCATTTTCTACCAAAATGGTAGCTACTCCGACATTGCCAATTACCGTGCTGGTATTCTCACCGATGCGGGCCCGCCCGAGTCACCATTCCCGGAAGCCATCCAGTACCAACAAGGCAGCGATGACACCAAGGGCAGCGAGCTCTTCATCAATGCTGGCACTCCTGGTGCTGGTACCGCGATCAGCAAGCTGACAATGCCCTACTCCACCTTGCAAATTTTGGAGGGTGCCCCGATTGTGAAATCGTTTATTGTTTGCGGGAACACGACGATTCCTTACTATGGGGAGAGCAGGAAGTTTGAGGTGGTGAACTGGCTTGGGGCAACTAGGGACTCGACTGGCACACATTTGAGGGTGCCTGAGGGCTGTGTTGCTGTCAATCTGGTGCCGGAATGCGCGTATGACTTTGTGGATTTACCTGAGGGCGCGGCGTATGACAGGACGTTTGTGAATGATGTGCGGTGCTATGAGAGTGTTGCTGCTATTGATTGGAGCAAATATGCTTATTGA